The following coding sequences are from one Haploplasma axanthum window:
- the istB gene encoding IS21-like element helper ATPase IstB, with amino-acid sequence MINEVLNQLTYLKLKSAYTYLKELHINDEITNTDLKGIHKILNKEVLAKEENNKLYNVKVAGFPFLRTIDEYDFSFQPGVNEEKIRGIIESTFYEEAINICLIGNPGVGKTHLAISIAYSVAIRRNSVYFIKFNKLITILKNAYNDGTFNRRLGHFFKYKLLIIDEVGFNEITPLEAKLFFQLIDLRYTKRSTIFTSNMTFDKWPQILGNDEMITKAILDRIIHQSYLFNIIGPSYRLKDKLELNQTEES; translated from the coding sequence ATGATTAACGAAGTACTTAATCAATTAACATATCTAAAACTTAAAAGTGCATATACATATTTAAAAGAACTGCATATTAATGATGAGATAACAAATACTGATTTAAAAGGAATTCATAAGATATTGAATAAAGAGGTTTTAGCTAAGGAAGAAAATAATAAATTATACAATGTTAAAGTAGCAGGTTTCCCGTTTCTTCGAACTATTGATGAATATGATTTTAGTTTTCAACCAGGTGTTAATGAAGAAAAAATAAGAGGAATCATTGAATCAACCTTCTATGAAGAAGCAATTAATATATGCTTAATTGGTAACCCTGGTGTTGGTAAAACACATTTAGCTATATCAATAGCGTACTCAGTCGCTATAAGACGTAATAGTGTATATTTTATTAAGTTTAACAAACTAATAACAATCCTTAAAAACGCTTATAATGATGGAACATTTAATCGAAGACTAGGTCACTTCTTTAAATACAAACTACTTATCATTGATGAAGTGGGATTTAATGAAATAACACCTTTGGAAGCAAAGTTATTCTTTCAATTAATTGATTTACGATATACAAAAAGATCAACAATATTTACATCTAATATGACTTTTGATAAGTGGCCTCAAATATTAGGTAATGATGAAATGATAACAAAAGCTATATTAGATAGAATTATTCATCAGTCTTATTTGTTTAATATTATTGGTCCTTCTTATAGACTTAAAGATAAACTTGAACTGAATCAAACTGAGGAATCTTAA
- a CDS encoding VOC family protein: MRLKVKGIHHISGIVEHPQENIDFYTSVLGLKAVKKAVNFDNPETYHFYYSNDSADLGTIITFFPWADKAKKGLVGDGQVGVTSYMIPVGTIGYWEERLKSFKIIFEREYRFNQTFLAFEDKHGIKNELVESPLGSENEWEFNNITKDKAIKGFFGAVFYSKKTHETKDFLINILGLELVKEDELYYRFEMKNNVGKYIDLYKESQGEGRLSTGTNHHIAFSVGYDEIDDWKKFLELNGFKVSDVKNRNFFKSLYFREPGGIIIELATDKPGFKKAELDPKMEKLYLPEWFENRRTEIEEKLIPVFVEPTEELKDYPYQNKEEYELYIYHQTLLKRINELSRISKTRKLTDEEITEREELRNKYVINIRSGMTDLITTVKFEDKDGEVKDFFTMKEGDLQ, translated from the coding sequence ATGAGATTAAAAGTAAAAGGAATTCATCATATATCAGGTATAGTTGAACATCCACAAGAAAATATTGATTTTTATACAAGCGTATTAGGATTAAAAGCAGTGAAAAAAGCTGTTAATTTTGATAATCCAGAAACATACCATTTTTATTATAGTAATGATTCTGCAGATTTAGGAACAATAATTACATTTTTTCCTTGGGCAGATAAAGCTAAAAAGGGACTAGTTGGTGATGGTCAAGTAGGAGTAACTTCTTACATGATTCCTGTTGGAACAATTGGCTATTGGGAGGAAAGATTAAAGAGTTTTAAAATTATATTTGAAAGAGAGTATCGATTTAATCAAACATTTTTAGCATTTGAAGATAAGCATGGTATTAAAAATGAACTAGTTGAAAGTCCGTTAGGTAGTGAGAATGAATGGGAATTTAATAATATAACTAAAGATAAAGCAATCAAAGGATTTTTTGGAGCAGTTTTCTATTCTAAAAAAACTCATGAAACTAAGGATTTCCTGATTAATATTTTAGGACTAGAATTAGTAAAAGAAGATGAATTATATTATCGTTTTGAAATGAAAAACAATGTAGGTAAATATATTGATTTATATAAAGAGTCCCAAGGCGAAGGAAGACTATCAACAGGAACTAATCATCATATTGCCTTTAGTGTTGGATATGATGAAATAGATGATTGGAAGAAGTTCTTAGAGTTAAATGGTTTTAAAGTCTCAGATGTTAAAAACAGAAATTTTTTTAAATCACTATATTTTAGAGAACCAGGTGGAATAATTATCGAACTAGCAACAGATAAACCTGGGTTTAAAAAAGCTGAATTAGATCCTAAAATGGAAAAACTTTATTTACCCGAATGGTTTGAAAATAGAAGAACTGAAATTGAAGAAAAGTTAATTCCAGTTTTTGTTGAACCAACTGAAGAGTTAAAGGATTATCCATATCAAAATAAAGAAGAATATGAATTATACATATATCATCAAACACTTCTTAAAAGAATTAATGAATTATCAAGAATTTCAAAAACAAGAAAACTAACTGATGAAGAAATAACTGAACGTGAAGAACTTAGAAATAAATATGTAATAAATATACGAAGTGGAATGACAGACTTAATCACAACAGTTAAGTTTGAAGATAAGGATGGAGAAGTTAAAGATTTCTTTACAATGAAAGAAGGAGATTTACAATGA